From the genome of Alicyclobacillus sp. SO9:
GGCTTCGCGTACCGTAGTGGCCGTTCCCATCACAATCATCCCTGCCGCTTTCATCCGTTTCACCGTCTCAACATCCGGTGCTCCGAAGGTACAGGAGAAAACAGGCACATGTTCATCCAGCAACACCTCTAACTGCTGTTCGAAATCAGGGAAAGAAAAGTCTGGTTCAGTGGAGGGTGTAAGCCCCAACTCCTCACGGTAGGGTTGAAGGTGTGTTTTCATCCGCTGAATTTCGCTGGCATATGACGCAGCGGTATGTCGCGCAGCCTTTTCAGGTGAACTATCTATCGTTGAGGACGCGGACCTTTCCCTTTCGGGAATGAACAAGTTTACTGCAAATGGCTTATCCGTTTTCGCCTTGATGAAGCCAATCGCTTCGCGAATTTGTTGCGGCGTCATATAACCCGCACCCAAGGAACCCAGTCCCCCAGCATTGGAAACAGCAGCAACCAATTCCGGTGTGGTGATACCCCCTGCCATACCTGCCTGAATAACTGGCAAGCGAATGCCTAACGTTTCTATTAACGCAGTTTTGGGCCACATTGCTTATTACCTCCTCAATTAAGGTCAGCCGTGACAGTGTAAAAGACTGTATTACAGGTTGTGCAAGGGACCAGCTAAGCCTCTGCACGCCTTGAAACAGGGTAAGGTGAGCGTGCACATGTAAGTAAAGTACGGTGACGGATAGCACACGTTTGTCAAAAGTGTATCATGGAGGCTGGTATTCATAAATTCGGTGAGGCTCCATTGAGTGAAAAACAAAGGAGCAAAGGAGCAAAGGAGCAAAGGAGCAAAGGAGCAAAGGAGCAAAGGAGCAAAGGAGCAAAGGAGCAAAGGAGCAAAGGAGCAAAAGGCGGAATGGATAAAATACGCGAGAAGGATGAAATAATTGTAAAGGGATAGGTTTTGGTGTGCACCCCTTGTGTCAAAGAGTCGTACGCAATTGGGCGAATGAAAGCAGTAGATAAGAACAGTGAATGAGAACAGTGTGCTGCAACTTGTGAGTAACATTTCGGACGTCGAGATAAACGATTGAGGAGTGAGCCTGGAATGAGCGGAGCAAATTTAACCCACGAGTTTAGCAATTTGTTGCGGGAACTGCGAAAGAAGCATGTTGGAAAGGGTCCTGAGCAAGTTACCACGAGATTTGTTGGACCGTGGGCTGTCTGCGAACTGCGGGGTAATCTCACAATGGTTGAAAAGTTCATTAGCCGTTCTACTGAAGGTAAGCGCATGATTAAAGATACGAGAACCGCCTTCATTAAGGAACTGTACGAAGACCCGGCATTGTGTGCACAGTTCGAGAACTTGGTTGGTGCAAAAATGATGACACTGTACGTGGATTTTGATGTGGATGCTGATATTGGCATGACCGTCTACGTCTTCGACAAGGATATTGGCACAGAGTAGGTTAACAATCAGGCTGATGTGCGAATTCCTAGTTGAGTCCGTACAAACATGGATGCATCTTCTGCTGGTGTAGGCGTGTTTGTTGGTGACGTCGGTCGGTTAAGGATCCTTTTGCTCCCTATTCCAACGTGCGTCGAAGAATAGTGATCGATGGGCTCCCTATCACCAGCAGTCGCCTACAATAGGGATCCCGTTGCGCCTTATTCTCCACGCCCCACCCTGCCTGGACTCAGATTAGGGATCATTCATGACACTAATGTTTTAGGGCAGCTGGATTAGGGATCCTTGCGATCACTATCGCAGGTGGCCACCCCAGTTAGGGACGATTGCGATCACTAACTGCTCTGCTGCCACTGCGGGAAGCCTGCGACGGCAGCGGGATCAACGGGATGGAAGAAAACACATGCGGAAAAACTCCATTTATAAACTTTTATTCCTTTTATAGTAATCTCAATGCCCAGCGGAACAGTTGGGGGCTGCTGGTGTAGGCGTGTTTGTTGCTGACGCCGGTCGGTTAAGGATCCTTTTGCTCCCTATTCCAACGTGCGCCGAAGAATAGTGATCGATGGGATCCCTATCACCAGCATTGGCCTACAATAGGGATCCCGTTGCGCCCTATTCTCCACGCCCCACCCTGCCTGGACTCAGATTAGGGATCATTCATCACACTAATGTCCCGGGCGTGAGGCATTAGGGAGCTTTGCGATCACTACCGCCGTGGTCCCGCACCATTAGGGATCTTTCCGATCACTAACCGCCGCCCGACCGCAGCGGGATCAACGGGATCAAGCAAAATATCAGCGGTAAAGTCTCATTTATTAATTCCAGTTACCATAATATCCAGCTCAATGCCCAGCGGAACACTTGGGGGCTGCTGGTGTAGGCGTGTTTGTTGGTGACGCCGGTCGGTTAAGGATCCTTTTGCTCCCTATTCCAACGTGCGTCGAAGAATAGTGATCGATGGGATCCCTATCACGGTAGTGTCAAGAAGTTTGTGTAATTTCTTTTCAGTAGGGTTATCCATCGAAGATGGATAACATCATTATTTGGTTTGTTTTGGTAGGTGGGGGGTACCCCCCACCGAAAATTAGAACTTTATCCCTCTTGGATTGAATATTCAGAACTAATATCCTTGTTGAATTGCTGGACTGTCTCGGAATTATTTTGGATAATTATTCCTTGTCGAGAGTCTCGGAGACAGCTGGGTAACGCTCTTCATACATTCGCTGTAGCCCGGCTTTTGTTTCCTCATCGCCAAAGCCTCGGATGACCCTGGTACTCCATTTCTCGTTGTACGCTGTGACCTCCAGATAGATAATTTTCTCAGCAGCGTCCATATTTGTTAAGCTGTTCATCGGTCTAAAACGTTTGCGAAGTTCTTTGTTCGTCCGCTCGATGGCATTTGAAGTATAGATTGCGTGACGAATCAGCTTCGGATATTTGTAAAACGTCAGGAGCGTTGAAAGTTGGCCTTCCCAGGACTGAATTTCTTTCGAATACTTTTTCCCCCACTTATCTTTGACGGTGTCGAACGCAGCTACGGCCAAGTCCTTGTCTGGTGCGGTGTACACCGTTTTGAGATCACTGAGAAATTCCGTCTTGTCACCGACTCGGATTTTTGGGAAGGTACTTCGCACTTTATGTACGACGCAGTGCTGAACGTCAGCCTTTGAATAGATTTCTCGAAAGGCTTCTTCGAGACCAGGGAGCCCATCAAATACACCCAGTAACACTTCGTGTACTCCACGGTTGTATAGGTCCTTGAGCACGTCCTTCCAACCGTTGGCACTTTCTTTGCCGCCCACGTAGAAGCCGAGTATTTGTCGGTATCCGTCTTCGTTGATACCCATCGCCAGGTAGACGACTTCGCTGTCCACCGTAGTACGTTTTAACTTGATGTAGATGCCATCTAGGTAGATGACCGAATAACGCTTTTCTAACGGACGCTGCTGCCATTCTTCTACATCTTCCAAAACGGTCTTTGTGATATTACTGATGGTCGTTGGCGAGTACTCTGTGCCAAACATCCCTTCGATAAATTTCGCGACATCCCGGGTACTCATACCGCCTTTATACATGTGAATGACAGCCTCTTCTAGCCAACCTTCCCGGCGTTGGTATGGCTCAAACAACTGAGTCTGAAAGGCGTCCTTACGGTCTCGGGGAACCTGTAGGTCCTCTATCTCGCCATACCGCGTTTGTAAGGAGCGACCATAGTAACCATTTCTACTCGGGCGGCGCCCCTCATACTCCACATTCAGGAAATGCTCAATTTCTTCTCGCATGATAAACTCGAGTTTTTCCTTAACAAAGCCTTTCACGAGATTTTCCATTAGATCTCCAATACTCTGTTCATGTACACTATCCATAGGTAGGGCTTCCTTTCTGGTGATGTCGCAATCCCGAGGATACCCTACCTTTTTGTTATCTGAGAAGGATCCAAATTCTCCTACACAAACAATTTTACTTCATCCCTATCACAAGCAGTGGCCTACAATAGGGATCCCGTTACGCCCTATTCTCCACGCCCCACCCTGCCTCGAGTCAGATTAGGGATCATTCGTGACACTAATGTTTTGGGGCAGCTGGATTAGGGATCCTTGCGATCCCTATCGCAGGTGGCCACCCCAGTTAGGGATCCTTGAGATCCCTAACCGCTCCGCTAGGGCAGTCCCCGCAGTCCCGAGCCGAGATAGAGTAGTCATTGTACACTATGAAAAGGTATCTTTTTTTACTAGACGACCTAGAACGTTTTTGCTATAGTGGCTATCAGATGAACGGGACGTGTAGGGCTGTGTTCTTGTTCTTTGGCGCAGTGAGAGTCGTGAATCGCTGCTGACAAGACCTTGTCTTTCGCGTAGTGTTTATTATTGGAACGGATATATGTATGGATTGGCGAAAAGTACAGGAGTGCTTTGAACTACTCCACAAGAAACAGTATGCGCAGTCAGACTAAGCTGCGTATGTCATCTGTTTTTTGTGGGGTTTTTTGCGTTGAGGGAGGCGCTCGCTCAAATTTGGATTTTGAAGTGGATTGTAGTTTTGAATTCTGAAGTTGAATTCTGAAGTTGAATTCTGAAGTTGAATTCTGAAGTTGAATTCTGAAGTTGGATTTCTCAAGTTTGAATTTTGAAGTTGAATTTGTTCGGAGTGGAGCGCAATCAGTATGCGTTCAATGCGTTTGCGGTAAAGGGGGAAGTCATGGATGCAAGCGAAGACATCAGATGAGACTGCTTTAACGGCGGCAATGGAGACTGCGACCCTGCAGGTAGACGGTGTGAACTTTCAGGGGCAGATGGGTCAAACGATTTTGGAAGTGATGCTGCAGGAGGGACTGGAACACCCACACGTCTGCTACCACTCGAGTCTTGGACCGATAGAGACTTGTGACACTTGTATGGTCGTGGCAGACGGAAAACTGGTTCGGGCCTGTTCAACTGCCATTCAACCGGGGATGCACATTGAGACTCAGGATGCATTGTCTGCAGCGGCTCGCGAGGAAGCCATGGATAGAATACTGGAGAATCACATGCTGTATTGTACGGTCTGTGATAACAACAATGGCAACTGTACACTGCATAACACCGTGAAACAGATGGCGGTGGAAGAGCAGAGGTATCCTTTTCGTGACAAGGGGTACGAGCAAGATCACAGCAATCCATTTTACCGTTATGACCCCAACCAGTGCATCACATGCGGCAGGTGTGTCGAAGCGTGCCAGGACTTGCAGGTGAATGAGACGCTGTCTATTGCGTGGGAAAACGAGATCCCGAGGGTGATATGGGACAACGGTGTTCCTGTAGATGAGTCATCTTGTGTCTCCTGCGGTCACTGTGTGACGGTCTGCCCAACCAACGCGTTGATGGAAAAATCCATGTTGGGGGAAGCCGGCACGATGACTGGATTGGATGAAAAGCTGCTCAATCCGATGATTGATTTGGTCAAAAATGTGGAGCCCAGCTATGGCGGGATTTTGGCTGTATCCGAGGCCGAAGCAGCGATTCGGGAGACGCAGATTGAAAAGACGAAAACCGTTTGTACCTTCTGCGGAGTTGGATGCTCCTTTGATGTGTGGACGAAGGACCGTAAGATTCTCAAGGTTGAGCCCAGTGTCGATGCGCCGGCCAACGGTATCTCGACGTGTGTTAAAGGGAAGTTCGGCTGGGATTTTGTCAACAGTGAGGAACGTCTGACTAAGCCTTTAATTCGCCGCGGGGACACGTTCTACGAAGCAAGCTGGGACGAAGCGCTGGACCTGGTTGCCAGCAAGTTGCAGGAGACGAAAGAAACCTATGGGCCGGATGCACTCGGTTTTATTTCGTCGTCCAAAATTACCAACGAAGAAAACTACTTGATGCAAAAGCTCTCCCGCGGGGTAATGGGAACCAATAATGTGGACAACTGTTCTCGCTACTGTCAATCCCCTGCAACCGACGGGTTAATGAGAACGGTGGGCTACGGCGGTGATTCGGGTACCATCGAAGACATTTCAAAAGCGGGGTTGGTTTTGATTGTCGGGGCAAATCCTGCAGAAGCTCACCCTGTCTTGGCAACTCGTGTAAAACGCGCGCACAAACTGCATGGGCAGAAGCTGATGGTCGTTGATTTGCGAAAGCATGAGATGGCGGAACGGGCCGATTTGTTTGTTCGTCCGAAGCAAGGAACAGACCATGTCTGGCTGTCTGCGATTACGAAATACATTATCGATGCGGGCTGGCATGCGGAGTCGTTCGTGCGAGAAAAGGTAAACGGCTTCGACAGTCTCGTAGAGTCTCTTGCTCCCTTTACGCTTGACTACGCGGAACAAGTCAGTGGAATTCAATCTGAAACGTTGGTTGAGATGGCGAAAATGGTTGCCGATGCGGACGGTGTGGCGGCTCTGTGGGCTATGGGCGTGACCCAACACAGCGGGGGCAGTGATACAAGCGGGGCCATCAGCAACCTGCTGTTGGTAACGGGAAACTTTGGTAAGCCGGGCTGCGGCGCGTTTCCGCTGAGAGGGCATAACAATGTTCAGGGAGCCTGCGACTTCGGGACGCTTCCGCCATGGTTGCCCGGATATCAAAAGGTGACGGATGAAGGCGTTCGTGCCAAGTTTGAAAAGGCGTGGGGAACTGAGTTGTCGGACAAGCCTGGAATGGATAACCAGCAGATGGTGGCGGCAATTCATTTCAATCAGCTCAAGGCCATGTATCTGGTCGGCGAAGAGATGGCGTGGGTCGATACGAATTCCAACCATGTGCAGGACGCTTTAAGTAAATTGGACTTTCTGGTTGTACAGGACATTTTCTTTACGAAGACGGCCCAATTTGCGGACGTGATTTTACCTGCCAGCCCAAGTCTCGAGAAAGAGGGAACATTTACTAATACAGAGCGTCGTATTCAGCGCTTGTATCAGGTATTGCCGCCTCTTGGAGATTCTCGTCCAGATTGGGAAATCATCATGGACATTGCAAATCGGCTTGGTGCCAAATGGGAGTATCAGCGTCCCGCTGACATCATGGCAGAGGCTGCTTCCGTGACACCTTTGTTTGCTGGTGTCTCCTACGACTTGTTGGAAGGTTACAGCAGTCTTGTCTGGCCGGTTGCACCGGACGGTAAAGATACACCGCTATTGTACACAGACGGTTTTGCTTTCTCGGATAAAAAGGCCAATTTGGTGATGCCAAACTGGGTACCGCCTCGAAAAGCAGAGGAAGGGTATGATTTAGTGCTCAACAACGGCCGACTGTTGGAGCACTTCCACGAAGGAAATCTAACCAATAAGTCCGCAGGATTGCAGCACAAGGTTCCCAATACGTTTGTGGAAGTGTCTCCGGAATTGGCCAAGGAGCGCGGATTGAAGGATGGCTCCGTTGTTCGCCTGGAATCACCTGACGGCGCCGTAAAAGTAAGCGTCGTTGTCACAGACAGAGTCCATAAGAATGAACTCTATCTGCCCATGAATTCAACAGACAACGAGTCTGCGGTCAATCTGCTCACTGGCAACGATACAGACGTTCGAACCCATACTCCTGCATACAAGGAGACGTATGTCCGTATGCAGGTTCTCAACAAAGATGGAATGAGGCCTTTGCCAAGGACCAATTCCCGGTACGGCCAGCGAAATCCACAACAAGGCGTAGAGGTTCATCGAAAATGGCAGAGACCGGGGTATGAGTCCGTTCAAGCAACTGTAGAAAGGAGAATGAAAAATGGCCAGTCCGTCCACCTCCATTCATAGAGAGCAGCCTAATGAAGCGGAACTGCTTTCACAGTCCCTCCAGGAATTGACTGTGACCCTGACTCAACACAGTTCTGCCATTGTCTCTCTCTTAAAGCTTGTTGCAGAGTTGGAAGAAAGCGGCGTGCTGCAAACGCTGACGGCTTTGCTCAAAGCCAAAAACGAAGTGTTGGCAGTTGCTTTGGAACAAATTACAAAACCGGGGACAGTCAATGCCATTGAGAACCTATTGAGTGTGGTTCAGGCAGTGCAGAAAGTTGACGGAAAACAGGTTCAAAGCGTCCTGCAAGCGTTGACGCAAGGGTTGGAAGTTGGGCACGCACATCTCAAAGAAAAACCTGAGGTTGGTGTGTTTGATTTGGTGCGTGCCCTGCGTGATCCCGCTGTCAGCCGCTCCATGTCCCTCGTACTGGGCGGGCTGAAAGGATTTGGTGAGGGTCTCGGGACAGCCTAGATACCTTATGTGCATTCTAGATGTTTGATGTGCCTTGTTGAACAATTCTCCCCGGCTTTATGCCGGGGTTCATATAAAAGAGCTCATCTGTCTGTCAAATGAAGTGGACCGATGCAGTGCGAAAGCGCTGTCTAATCACATTGCTTCAACGCACTTGATGTGGAAAATCATTTCCAAGGAGGAGAATACATGTCGTTTCCCGTTTCAAATTTTTGGCCCGTAGCAATCGGATTTCTTGGGTTGGCGATTAATTACTTTGTGCAAGGCGGTACTACTGCTTTTGGAGGACCGAGTTGGACTCATGACAAAGTTAAGATGGAAAAGACCTTAGGCTTATGGGGGATTGGCCTCGGTGGTTTTGCCCAGTTGATTACGGGTATCTACCTGATGGTTGGATTAAGCTGGTTCCCGGTTTACCGTAATGCACCGCCTTTGTATATGGCTGCATTGGCTTTTACAATTTACGGGATCCATTGGATTGTCATGGGCATTCGTCGTTATGTAGGCGGTGAAACAGGTCCTGAAGGTTGGATGGCGATTGCAGTTCTGGTATTGAGCATCTTGGGCGCAGTATCTTTCCATGCAGCAGGGGATATTCCAGCTATGATTCTATTTATTGGACTTTCTCTGATATATGTATTTGAAGTCTTGGCCAGGTTTACGGATAATGCAGCATTTCACAGAGCTGTCGGTGTGTTTCAATTGCTGACAGGCATTTGGCTGTTGTACCTAACCATCGGCGTTACAATGAACTTTGCCAACGGCATGCACTTTTGGGTATAGAACCGTGCAACGCGCGGCATGTGTGTAAGTCGGGCAGGACGCTATGCCCAAGTGATTGGTGGCTTACGAACTGAATGTTGGATCCCTGGTACCCTGCACACCTGCGTGCAGGGTACTTTTGTACCGCATGATGATGACATAGCACAATCGCTGATAGTTTGTGCAAGCCCGGGGAGCTTTGCAGCAAAAGAAGGATTACGTCACTGCCCATTGAAATATATATCCATAATTGGAGTTCTAGTTTTCATGTGGAAAATTTGCTGCTGAAAAACTCTCTCATGTGCCTTTCTTGCTGAGTCAAAGCAAATATGGATATGCGCATATGCTCTAAGGAATTCACCAACTGACTAAGCGAATGGGGTGATGTGGTGTACGGACGATGGATCGTTCTTGGAGTTGCTGTCTTAATGCTTGTCGTAGAATTCATTGGTTTTAGTGCACAGGTTTACGAGTGGATAGTGGTCCTGTTTATTGCAGGCTTGACGGGGATTGAAATAGGGAAGTTCAGGCAAGACAGGCGGATGTTTCGGCTGTCAATCGTCATCCCCTTCGTTATCGCAATTGTACTTGCCTCGCCAATAAACAGCAGCCTCTCAAGTGCTGCGATGACTGTGCTGAGACTGTTAGGTATTGCGGCGATTCTCGTTTATTTCTTCTTTGACTACAAGGTCCGCAACAGGTACTAAAGGCCGAGCACAGCAGGTACTAAAGGCAAAGGGAGATGGAACGTTGGTTCGCAGCTTGGATTCGGAGTTGATTTCCATACTCAGTCAGCATCAATGGTTCATGAAGGTATTAAGGGCAGTCCGCAGTTGCAACCCTCCTGATTGGCTCGTTGGAGGCGGTGTAATTCGCACCATCGTTTGGGACTATTTGCATGATTATATGCGGGCTACCCAAATCAGAGATGTAGACGTTGCGTTCTTCGACGACGCCAACCTAACCCGTCAGCGTGACGTAGATATACAGGCCCGATTACAAAGACTTGCACCCGACGTTCCGTGGGAGGCAATCAACCAGGCTGCCGTTCATCTATGGTACGAGACGGTGTTCGGTTATCCTGTGGAACCATTGACATCTTCCGCTGATGCCATTGCAACGTGGCCGGAACCGGCTACGTGTGTTGCTGTGAGGCTGTTGGAAAATAATGAGTTTCTAATAGTGGCTCCTTACGGTCTCGATGATTTATTCAAGATGACATTACGACACAATCCTCGACGAATCACCAAAAACATATTCCTTGACCGGGTGCGCACGAAGGAGCCGCTGAAAAAGTGGCCGAAAGTGAAAATTATCTACAGCGAGTAAAGACAAAGAGTAAAGAATAAAGACAAACACAGGGTGCTGTCTGGAAAGCGTTAGTTCCTGAGCGCTGCTACTGGTTGTCAACGTGCACAAGAAATGAAAGCTTCTTAATCGTGATGCCCCTTTAGATGCCTCGCTGCGGCATCTTTTTTCATTTCCATACTGCAGAGGTGTAACCTTTCAACAAAAACCTCGTCTAATGGTTACACTGACTGGGAGGTGAGAATGTTGAATGATATGAACATTGATGAATGGTATTACAAGTATGTTGATGATGTTCATAATTATCTTGTCTATTTCGTTGGCAGCCAAGATGTTGAAGATTTAGTACAGGAAACCTTCATAAAAGCGATGTCCGGAATAAAAGGGTTTAAGGGTAAGTCCAGTCAAAAGACGTGGCTCCTTTCAATTGCAAGAAACGTAGCCATCGATGATACGAGGAGAAAGTCCAAAATCATTACAATGGATAAATTGGGTTTCATTTCTTCTCAAGAGACCCTTGAAGATGAGATTGAAAAACTGCAAACATATGAATCTGTGTTAGATTGCATTAACAAAATGAAGAAAGACTATCGGGAAGTTGTTTTGCACCGTGTCGTCATTGGTCTTTCTATTACAGAAACTGCGGAGACGCTAGGATGGTCTCAATCAAAGGTGAAGACCACTCTGCATAGGGCACTAAAAAAGCTAAGAGCATCTTTAACAAACGATAAAGAAGGGGGACTGGCTTATGACTACGTGTGAATCAGATGAAAACCTTGTTGAAAAGCTGCAGAGAATTTCTGGATTTCAAAATCACCCTATGCCAGAACTTGCCAAAGAACGGGTATTGAGCACTATCCATGCTTCACTACATCATCAAGACAACCTTCAACGGAAACGGTTCTCGTGGAAAAAGTCGGTTGTTTCGGGAATCGCAGGGCTGGCGATAATTTTTGCTGGTACAGGAACTGTGGCTCTGGCAGAAGGCGTAAATGTGTTAAATGTGGTTGTTCGGTTTGTACACAATATCACAAGCGGCAGTGGATACGGGGCTGGTTATGGTCTTGAACACACAGCAGTAAGTCTGACCTTGAAAACCAGTCATTCATCTAGTGCGAGTCATCTGAAAGGCGCTTCAGGAACGCTCCAGAAAGCACATATGCTGACAAAAACCCAAATGATGACGGATGGGGGTCTGTTTGCTACAGGGTACAACACTCGACTCAATCACTATCTTGGCACCAATAAGTATCCAAAATTGGTGGGTAACAATGTTTCGGTCAGCAGTATTCAGGCTTATTCCATCGACCGTGGTAAAGACATCTTTTATATGTATGTTAACGGTTATATTAAAGGAAAACGAAATCAGAACATGAGCGTCGATGTATATCATAAGACCGGTGGGGATGTTGTAATCAATGGTCAAACGCTGGCGAACGTCAAAAGACAGCTGGATGTGTCCGGGATCAAAGCTACGTACGTTGAATTTACCAACGACAAATCCTTCCTGAATTACATGACTTGGAAATCAGGGCAGTGGATTTTTGCACTGCATTCCAGTAATGTCCCAGAGTCTAGACTTGCTCAGTACGCACGGAGTATCGAAAATCAAGTGAAAACCAGTCATTAAGTTCCCAGGGAAATCGCGGAATAGTCGGCCGATTGGCAAGAGAACAGGTGTTGCGATAGGAGGGAGAGTTGTACGGACTCCAAACTGCACCAAACCGTCAACTACACCTGTTACATCTGCTGCAAAGGCTATATAGTGTCCACGTCGGTCGTTCTCATACTTTCAGTGAGGCGAAGAGTCAGGTCGAGGAGGAATAAGTCATCGGGATTGGTTAAGGATCGGCCCGTGAGCGACTCGATTCTTCGCAACCGGTACATCAGGGTCTGCCGGTGCAGATTCAACTTTCTTGACGTCTGGCTTACATTCCCTTGATAGCGTAAGTAGATGCGTAGGGTTTGACGCAAATCCATTCCCTTTTGCCTGTCATAGCCCAGCAATCTGCCGAGGACTTGCTGAACAAGCGTCTGCATGTCTTTGTCTTCTGCTAGACGCAAGAGGGCGCGGTGAAAGCCCACGTCCGTGAAATGGGTGCGATGGCCAGGTTCACGCTTGTGATTACCTACGTCGAGAGCTGCCTTCGCTTCCTTATAGCTTATGTGAAAGCTCTTTGCGCCTTCATGACCGTCGCTGATTCCCCAGGATATGACGGCACCTGGAAGTAGATTTTCTGCGCTTTGCTCTAGTTGATTGATAAAGTTGCTGAGAGATTTCACTTGTTCATCCCCGCCTATCATTGGGGTGAAACAAATAATCTGGTAGTGCTGTACGGCTGTTATGAGGTTTCTTTGCGACATTAATCCGGTATCTATAAAAAGAGATTCAATCCTGCTCAGAATGTTCTCACTCCATGTATCCACAGAAGTCTCATATTTGCCTTCGTGGTACAGGGCTTCCAGATTGTCAAAAGAGGCAATGGTACAAACGTGGTGCTGACGCAGGTCATAGCCGAGAAATTTGGACTGAGCAACCACTGTATCCCAAGGCTGTTCTTCGCCTCGTATCAAATCCCAAATAAAATCATGGCGCAGACGTGACTCTGTTTCCTCAATTAAATTGATTCGGAGGAAGCACAGTGCCGCAGCCGCTGCAGCATGCTCAAATAGGTGGGCCCGTTCCATCGGAAGAAATGAATCGACTGGTACTTCGTTTGGAAGCGCGAGGATTAAATATCCTTGGATTTCGTTTGTGGAGCGGACTGGGACTTTTAAAAAGCGATGTTGGCCCATACGGTACACCATCGGCTCAATTGCTGCAGAAACTGGAGAAATTATTGACGGCGGATAGGTGGTGGAGGCGGCTTCTGAGGTCCTTCTCCAGCGATTGGCTAGTTCTTGTGCATCCTTGCTTTGTCCGACGAGGTTGTTTCGGCGGTCCACAACAATGACCGGAATGTCTGTCTGCTCCTCTAGAAAATCTGCAATGGCTGACAGGTTTGCACTGTTTAGTACGAGACTTAACAATTCCTGCTGTACTGTATCGGTTTCCATGATGAGCAGTCTATGTCTGCTGTTCATAGCAGCAAGCAAATCGTGAATGATATCTGAAAAACGTACTTTCCACGGAATTTCGACTATTGGGAAGCTGCGTTCCTCGGCATAGTTAACGACGGATGCTGGAATTGCTTTAACGTGCCGCCCGACAGCAATGCCGATGCATGCAGCATGACCCTCCATAATTTCTGCAACAAAGTCTTTAAAAACTTGCTCATCGTCTCCACAGCCCACACCTGTTGTCAGGACAAACTCATTTGGCCGCACAAAATCCTCCACAGGCATTTCAATGACTGAGACCGACTCAA
Proteins encoded in this window:
- a CDS encoding DUF2294 domain-containing protein; this encodes MSGANLTHEFSNLLRELRKKHVGKGPEQVTTRFVGPWAVCELRGNLTMVEKFISRSTEGKRMIKDTRTAFIKELYEDPALCAQFENLVGAKMMTLYVDFDVDADIGMTVYVFDKDIGTE
- a CDS encoding IS256 family transposase yields the protein MDSVHEQSIGDLMENLVKGFVKEKLEFIMREEIEHFLNVEYEGRRPSRNGYYGRSLQTRYGEIEDLQVPRDRKDAFQTQLFEPYQRREGWLEEAVIHMYKGGMSTRDVAKFIEGMFGTEYSPTTISNITKTVLEDVEEWQQRPLEKRYSVIYLDGIYIKLKRTTVDSEVVYLAMGINEDGYRQILGFYVGGKESANGWKDVLKDLYNRGVHEVLLGVFDGLPGLEEAFREIYSKADVQHCVVHKVRSTFPKIRVGDKTEFLSDLKTVYTAPDKDLAVAAFDTVKDKWGKKYSKEIQSWEGQLSTLLTFYKYPKLIRHAIYTSNAIERTNKELRKRFRPMNSLTNMDAAEKIIYLEVTAYNEKWSTRVIRGFGDEETKAGLQRMYEERYPAVSETLDKE
- the fdhF gene encoding formate dehydrogenase subunit alpha — encoded protein: MQAKTSDETALTAAMETATLQVDGVNFQGQMGQTILEVMLQEGLEHPHVCYHSSLGPIETCDTCMVVADGKLVRACSTAIQPGMHIETQDALSAAAREEAMDRILENHMLYCTVCDNNNGNCTLHNTVKQMAVEEQRYPFRDKGYEQDHSNPFYRYDPNQCITCGRCVEACQDLQVNETLSIAWENEIPRVIWDNGVPVDESSCVSCGHCVTVCPTNALMEKSMLGEAGTMTGLDEKLLNPMIDLVKNVEPSYGGILAVSEAEAAIRETQIEKTKTVCTFCGVGCSFDVWTKDRKILKVEPSVDAPANGISTCVKGKFGWDFVNSEERLTKPLIRRGDTFYEASWDEALDLVASKLQETKETYGPDALGFISSSKITNEENYLMQKLSRGVMGTNNVDNCSRYCQSPATDGLMRTVGYGGDSGTIEDISKAGLVLIVGANPAEAHPVLATRVKRAHKLHGQKLMVVDLRKHEMAERADLFVRPKQGTDHVWLSAITKYIIDAGWHAESFVREKVNGFDSLVESLAPFTLDYAEQVSGIQSETLVEMAKMVADADGVAALWAMGVTQHSGGSDTSGAISNLLLVTGNFGKPGCGAFPLRGHNNVQGACDFGTLPPWLPGYQKVTDEGVRAKFEKAWGTELSDKPGMDNQQMVAAIHFNQLKAMYLVGEEMAWVDTNSNHVQDALSKLDFLVVQDIFFTKTAQFADVILPASPSLEKEGTFTNTERRIQRLYQVLPPLGDSRPDWEIIMDIANRLGAKWEYQRPADIMAEAASVTPLFAGVSYDLLEGYSSLVWPVAPDGKDTPLLYTDGFAFSDKKANLVMPNWVPPRKAEEGYDLVLNNGRLLEHFHEGNLTNKSAGLQHKVPNTFVEVSPELAKERGLKDGSVVRLESPDGAVKVSVVVTDRVHKNELYLPMNSTDNESAVNLLTGNDTDVRTHTPAYKETYVRMQVLNKDGMRPLPRTNSRYGQRNPQQGVEVHRKWQRPGYESVQATVERRMKNGQSVHLHS
- a CDS encoding DUF1641 domain-containing protein, encoding MASPSTSIHREQPNEAELLSQSLQELTVTLTQHSSAIVSLLKLVAELEESGVLQTLTALLKAKNEVLAVALEQITKPGTVNAIENLLSVVQAVQKVDGKQVQSVLQALTQGLEVGHAHLKEKPEVGVFDLVRALRDPAVSRSMSLVLGGLKGFGEGLGTA
- a CDS encoding nucleotidyltransferase family protein codes for the protein MVRSLDSELISILSQHQWFMKVLRAVRSCNPPDWLVGGGVIRTIVWDYLHDYMRATQIRDVDVAFFDDANLTRQRDVDIQARLQRLAPDVPWEAINQAAVHLWYETVFGYPVEPLTSSADAIATWPEPATCVAVRLLENNEFLIVAPYGLDDLFKMTLRHNPRRITKNIFLDRVRTKEPLKKWPKVKIIYSE
- a CDS encoding RNA polymerase sigma factor, which translates into the protein MLNDMNIDEWYYKYVDDVHNYLVYFVGSQDVEDLVQETFIKAMSGIKGFKGKSSQKTWLLSIARNVAIDDTRRKSKIITMDKLGFISSQETLEDEIEKLQTYESVLDCINKMKKDYREVVLHRVVIGLSITETAETLGWSQSKVKTTLHRALKKLRASLTNDKEGGLAYDYV